The following are encoded together in the Poseidonibacter lekithochrous genome:
- a CDS encoding TolC family protein produces MYKIFLSLLLFTALYSQTVNFAEVLDLTINNNKELKNQKLNIEISKLNIKEISAINYGKLTFTEEMSRTNHAGHVFNSKLSSREASFNDFGAGDFKGSSSLKVEPNNLNYPEDRNNFNTKLAYNLPIFTGFKISNQKEILKLQQKATEVKYTLNKKQLSYEVLKAYNAAVVSKEFIKAVKKAKEAISYVVKSANAFHKEGLVTKIDVKQAKVYELNTNTKLIDAQNRFDLAIAYLKFLTSKDDIKDVSELKYIYCDISNLDNVYERAYKNRDELKMQKFNKKAIEKNINISNSEYYPSVYSHLEYGFNDDRLTLEDDKDYYMAMIGLNYTLFDNTRSIKKQKSKIQFQKAILNYEHLKDAIKLDLDKALLDLKSKEKILKEKKLAKDLAQEVFDQSTLMYKNQLIAMTNLLEQEANLRKNEAELIVAKFESSLALAKVATVLGVDFSNTIYNK; encoded by the coding sequence ATGTATAAAATTTTCTTATCTTTATTATTGTTTACTGCACTTTATTCACAAACTGTAAACTTCGCAGAAGTATTAGATTTAACAATAAACAATAACAAAGAATTAAAAAATCAAAAACTAAATATAGAAATATCAAAATTAAATATAAAAGAAATCAGTGCTATTAACTATGGTAAATTAACTTTTACAGAAGAAATGAGTAGAACAAACCATGCAGGGCATGTTTTTAATTCTAAACTATCTTCAAGAGAAGCATCATTCAATGACTTTGGGGCAGGAGATTTTAAAGGAAGTTCTAGTTTAAAAGTTGAACCAAATAATCTTAATTATCCAGAAGATAGAAATAATTTTAATACTAAATTAGCTTATAATTTGCCTATATTTACAGGCTTTAAAATCTCAAATCAAAAAGAGATATTAAAACTACAACAAAAAGCTACAGAAGTAAAATATACTCTAAATAAAAAACAACTCTCATATGAAGTTCTAAAAGCTTACAATGCAGCAGTAGTTTCAAAAGAGTTTATTAAAGCTGTTAAAAAAGCAAAAGAAGCAATATCTTATGTAGTTAAATCAGCCAATGCTTTTCATAAAGAAGGACTTGTAACAAAAATCGATGTTAAACAAGCAAAAGTTTATGAGCTTAATACAAATACAAAACTTATTGATGCACAAAATAGATTTGATCTAGCAATTGCATATCTTAAATTCTTAACTTCAAAAGATGATATTAAAGATGTAAGTGAATTAAAATATATTTATTGTGATATTTCTAATTTAGATAATGTTTATGAAAGAGCTTACAAAAATAGAGATGAATTAAAAATGCAAAAGTTTAATAAAAAAGCTATAGAAAAAAATATTAACATCAGTAATAGTGAATATTATCCAAGTGTTTATTCTCATCTTGAATATGGTTTTAATGATGATAGATTAACTCTAGAGGATGACAAAGACTACTATATGGCAATGATTGGATTAAACTATACACTTTTTGATAATACAAGAAGTATTAAAAAGCAAAAAAGTAAAATTCAATTTCAAAAAGCTATTTTAAATTATGAACATTTAAAAGATGCTATCAAACTTGACTTAGATAAAGCACTACTAGATTTAAAATCTAAAGAAAAAATCCTAAAAGAAAAAAAACTTGCAAAAGATTTAGCCCAAGAAGTTTTTGACCAATCTACACTTATGTACAAAAACCAACTAATAGCAATGACAAACTTATTAGAACAAGAAGCAAATCTTAGAAAAAATGAAGCAGAATTAATTGTAGCAAAGTTTGAAAGCTCGCTTGCTCTTGCAAAAGTAGCAACAGTATTAGGTGTTGATTTCTCTAATACAATTTATAATAAATAA
- a CDS encoding efflux RND transporter periplasmic adaptor subunit has product MIRKILLILTLFLFAQGNEIELSGTVISDNEKVITSRNMGFIKNVYVVEGSFVKKGQLLYEIDSSSIDSKKQEALLNLEIQQNKLDNIQTNYNRYKRLYAQDLVPKYDVEQLELNLLNVKNMISIAKAKLKEVNALYDYSKIKAPNNGLIIKKSIKAGEMALPSVPALILSDLGSLKIKTEISENNLNSVKLGQEVKVNIPSIKLKTLGKVSAIIPNINSMTHSFTLKISFNAQDKKVYPGMYSKLYLLLEEEK; this is encoded by the coding sequence ATGATAAGAAAAATACTATTAATATTAACACTATTTTTATTCGCACAAGGTAATGAAATCGAATTATCAGGAACAGTAATTTCGGATAATGAAAAAGTAATTACAAGTAGAAATATGGGGTTTATCAAAAACGTATATGTTGTTGAAGGTTCTTTTGTAAAAAAAGGTCAATTATTATATGAAATTGATTCATCAAGCATAGATTCAAAAAAACAAGAAGCCCTATTAAATCTTGAGATTCAACAAAATAAACTAGATAATATTCAGACAAACTACAATAGATACAAAAGATTATATGCCCAAGATTTAGTACCAAAATATGATGTGGAACAACTAGAATTAAATTTGCTAAATGTAAAAAATATGATTTCAATTGCAAAAGCAAAACTAAAAGAAGTTAACGCTTTATATGACTATTCAAAAATTAAAGCTCCAAATAATGGTCTAATTATCAAAAAATCAATAAAAGCCGGAGAAATGGCATTGCCAAGTGTACCTGCACTTATTTTATCTGATTTAGGAAGCCTAAAAATCAAAACAGAAATATCAGAGAATAATCTAAATAGTGTAAAACTTGGTCAAGAAGTAAAAGTAAATATTCCATCTATTAAATTAAAAACTTTAGGTAAAGTATCAGCTATTATTCCTAATATCAACTCTATGACTCACTCATTTACTCTTAAAATCTCATTTAATGCACAAGATAAAAAAGTATATCCAGGAATGTACTCAAAACTATACTTGTTATTAGAAGAAGAGAAATAA